A single genomic interval of Stieleria maiorica harbors:
- a CDS encoding sugar ABC transporter ATP-binding protein, with translation MSVAQGKNPRPLLEVRSLGKRFPGVRALHNINLTLMPGEVLALVGENGAGKSTLMKILAGVQPPDEGQILVDQTPVAIGSVADAMRLGITLIHQELNLADNLSVGANIFLGREPTRFGLIDREKIVHESRRHLASVGLQVDPLTLVRELTIGRQQMVEIAKALSIDARVLIMDEPTSSLSQREAEALFDVVRGLREHGVSVIYISHRLAEVEALADRVAVMRDGENAGELVGDQINHDAMVSRMVGRDVSRFYERTIRTGLAAESTGQSAESTGQSAESTGQSAEGTEQAASAKPALEVIDLVVPDHPTHKVSFHVMPGEIVGVAGLVGAGRTEMLRCLFGVTQPLGGTLRINGRRVQLRSPKDAIASGMGLVPEDRKEQGLVIDFSVRTNVSLASLSDKARGGCWINFAAESDDTIHSIDRLRIKTPTADQVVRYLSGGNQQKVVLGKWLAMNPKILLLDEPTRGIDIGAKEEIYRLMETLAAEGLAILFVSSEMEEVIAMSDRTLVMHEGEITGQLVGDEIGEEQIMNLATGVTSR, from the coding sequence GTGAGCGTGGCGCAGGGAAAGAATCCGCGTCCGTTGCTGGAAGTACGATCGCTGGGAAAACGCTTTCCCGGTGTCCGCGCGCTGCACAACATCAACTTGACGTTGATGCCCGGCGAGGTCCTGGCGTTGGTCGGTGAAAACGGCGCCGGCAAAAGCACGCTGATGAAAATCTTGGCCGGCGTCCAGCCACCCGACGAAGGTCAAATCTTAGTCGACCAGACGCCCGTGGCCATCGGCAGCGTCGCCGACGCAATGCGGCTGGGCATCACGTTGATTCACCAAGAATTGAACCTGGCGGACAATCTGTCGGTCGGTGCGAACATCTTTTTGGGACGCGAACCGACGCGTTTCGGGCTGATCGATCGCGAAAAGATCGTCCACGAATCCCGCCGCCACTTGGCGTCGGTCGGACTGCAGGTCGATCCGCTGACCCTGGTCCGCGAGCTGACCATCGGACGTCAACAGATGGTCGAAATCGCCAAAGCGCTGTCGATCGACGCGCGGGTGTTGATCATGGATGAGCCGACCAGCAGCCTTTCGCAGCGCGAGGCCGAGGCCTTGTTCGACGTCGTTCGCGGCTTGCGCGAGCACGGCGTCAGCGTCATCTACATTTCGCACCGCTTGGCCGAAGTCGAAGCACTGGCTGATCGCGTTGCCGTGATGCGAGACGGCGAGAACGCCGGCGAGCTGGTTGGTGACCAAATCAATCACGACGCGATGGTCAGCCGAATGGTGGGCCGAGACGTGTCGCGGTTTTACGAACGGACGATCCGCACTGGGCTGGCGGCGGAAAGCACTGGGCAATCGGCAGAGAGCACTGGGCAATCGGCAGAGAGCACTGGCCAATCGGCAGAAGGCACTGAGCAGGCGGCAAGCGCCAAGCCCGCCTTGGAAGTGATCGATCTGGTCGTCCCCGATCACCCCACGCACAAGGTCTCGTTTCATGTCATGCCGGGTGAAATCGTCGGCGTTGCGGGGCTGGTCGGCGCCGGGCGGACCGAGATGTTGCGCTGTCTGTTCGGCGTCACACAGCCTCTGGGCGGCACCTTGCGAATCAACGGCCGACGTGTGCAATTGCGGAGCCCCAAAGACGCGATCGCCAGCGGCATGGGGTTGGTCCCCGAAGACCGCAAGGAGCAGGGGCTGGTGATCGACTTTTCGGTACGAACCAACGTTTCCTTGGCGAGTTTGTCGGACAAGGCGCGCGGCGGCTGTTGGATCAACTTCGCCGCCGAATCCGACGACACGATCCACAGCATCGATCGGCTGCGGATCAAGACGCCGACGGCCGACCAGGTGGTGCGTTATTTGTCGGGCGGCAATCAGCAGAAAGTCGTGCTGGGAAAATGGCTGGCCATGAACCCCAAGATTCTATTGCTGGACGAACCGACACGCGGGATCGACATCGGCGCGAAAGAGGAAATCTATCGGTTGATGGAGACGCTGGCGGCCGAGGGGCTGGCCATCCTGTTCGTCTCCAGCGAAATGGAAGAAGTGATCGCGATGAGTGACCGCACGCTGGTGATGCACGAGGGCGAGATCACCGGCCAGTTGGTCGGTGACGAAATCGGTGAAGAACAAATCATGAACTTGGCAACGGGTGTGACCAGTCGATGA
- a CDS encoding SDR family oxidoreductase, whose translation MSSLKGKIVAITGGGTGIGAGIATALAESGCRVVIGGRRLEKLQAVADAVKSETPIHCHTLDVADPASIDAFFADVKSHFGDPDILVNSAGINIQKRTMAEMVPEDWDRVMQINATGAYRCIHAVLPAMRARRDGLVVNISSVAGKRAISLGGVVYCASKFAMTALGTAISNEVRDEGVRITNVYPGEVNTPILENRPTPVSQEHKDSILQPEDIASVVATICALPPRANVPEVVIKPTKQEWV comes from the coding sequence GTGAGCAGTTTGAAAGGAAAGATCGTCGCGATCACCGGCGGTGGCACCGGAATCGGAGCCGGGATCGCCACGGCCCTCGCCGAATCGGGATGCCGCGTCGTGATCGGCGGCCGACGGCTGGAGAAACTTCAGGCGGTCGCAGACGCGGTCAAATCGGAAACCCCGATCCACTGCCACACCTTGGACGTCGCCGATCCGGCCAGCATTGACGCGTTCTTCGCCGACGTGAAGTCACATTTCGGCGACCCCGATATTCTGGTCAACAGCGCGGGTATCAATATCCAGAAACGGACGATGGCTGAAATGGTCCCCGAAGACTGGGACCGAGTGATGCAGATCAACGCCACCGGTGCCTACCGCTGCATCCATGCGGTGTTGCCGGCGATGCGTGCGCGGCGCGACGGTCTGGTCGTCAATATTTCCTCGGTCGCAGGCAAACGAGCGATTTCGCTGGGCGGGGTCGTTTATTGCGCCAGCAAATTCGCGATGACCGCACTGGGAACCGCGATCAGCAACGAAGTCCGCGATGAAGGCGTACGCATCACCAACGTGTATCCGGGTGAAGTCAACACGCCAATCTTGGAAAACCGCCCCACCCCGGTTTCGCAGGAACACAAGGATTCGATCCTGCAGCCGGAAGACATCGCGTCGGTCGTCGCCACGATCTGTGCGCTGCCGCCACGTGCCAACGTGCCCGAGGTGGTGATCAAGCCGACCAAACAGGAATGGGTCTAA
- a CDS encoding peroxiredoxin-like family protein — protein sequence MNRFTATTAATSHPRWMTHVLIAAAIYNLVWGGWVVLRPMDLFDITGIDRPIYPGIWQCVGMIVGVYGVGYAIAARDPYRHWPIVLVGFLGKTFGPLGMAYQWLVLPPGAPGRLPMEWAIVNLTNDLIWWVPFGMILFQAFKSFSAPAAVGEAESVSRLNEQFRSQQGATIAELSRNQSVLVVFLRHSGCTFCREALQDLREQRERIEAMGTAIVLVHMGDNESSRAFFEAYGLGDVHRISDPDCRLYRGYELGRGRVGQLFGLSVFWRGFKCAILNRHGVGKLGGDGFQMPGAFLVRDNQIVRAFRHQTAASRPDYCSVADPAIRSTSVEPSSP from the coding sequence ATGAATCGTTTCACCGCCACCACCGCCGCCACGTCGCATCCGCGTTGGATGACACATGTCTTGATTGCCGCGGCGATCTACAACCTCGTGTGGGGCGGCTGGGTGGTGTTGCGCCCGATGGACTTGTTCGACATCACGGGCATCGATCGGCCGATCTATCCGGGAATCTGGCAGTGCGTCGGGATGATTGTCGGGGTCTACGGCGTCGGCTACGCGATCGCCGCCCGCGATCCTTATCGGCACTGGCCGATCGTGCTGGTGGGATTCCTGGGCAAGACGTTCGGTCCGCTCGGCATGGCATACCAGTGGTTGGTGCTGCCCCCTGGGGCACCCGGCCGGTTGCCGATGGAGTGGGCAATCGTGAACCTGACCAACGATTTGATTTGGTGGGTCCCCTTTGGCATGATTCTGTTCCAGGCGTTCAAATCGTTCAGCGCCCCGGCAGCGGTTGGCGAAGCGGAATCCGTCAGCCGATTGAACGAGCAATTTCGGTCCCAGCAGGGTGCGACGATCGCGGAGTTGTCGCGGAATCAGTCGGTGCTGGTCGTGTTTCTGCGCCACAGCGGTTGCACGTTCTGTCGTGAAGCGTTGCAAGACCTTCGCGAGCAACGCGAGCGCATCGAAGCGATGGGGACGGCGATCGTGCTGGTGCACATGGGCGACAACGAATCGAGCCGGGCTTTCTTTGAGGCCTATGGTCTGGGTGATGTCCACCGGATCAGCGATCCCGATTGTCGCCTGTACCGGGGTTATGAATTGGGACGCGGCAGGGTGGGCCAATTGTTCGGGCTGTCGGTGTTTTGGCGGGGCTTCAAGTGCGCGATTCTGAACCGCCACGGTGTCGGCAAACTGGGTGGCGACGGATTTCAGATGCCCGGCGCGTTCCTGGTTCGCGACAATCAAATCGTGCGGGCGTTTCGCCACCAAACCGCCGCATCGCGACCGGACTATTGCAGCGTGGCCGACCCGGCAATTCGCTCGACGTCCGTCGAGCCCTCGTCACCTTGA
- a CDS encoding DNA alkylation repair protein: MKKADVIKLLKEHSNERGIEHWKKSGVKDSKLKSFGIGLTQLRKIAKQVGRDHSLALQLWKSDVYDAKVVGLLIDDPKQITRAQAEEQVEQLQGGYLAHVFASCDATLAKTPLAFDLACDWMESDDPVRRRCAYALIYELSKKNPKGMDDEFLLVLIERIKNEIKGEDMWVRESMNSALMGIGKRNKKLNKAALRAAKAIGPVDIDYGDDNACEPLDVVKHLTSEHLKKKLGL, encoded by the coding sequence ATGAAGAAGGCCGATGTCATCAAGTTGTTGAAGGAACACTCCAACGAGCGCGGCATCGAGCACTGGAAGAAATCCGGCGTCAAAGACAGCAAGCTGAAAAGTTTTGGCATCGGTTTGACCCAGCTGCGAAAAATCGCCAAACAGGTCGGCCGCGATCATTCACTGGCGTTGCAATTGTGGAAATCCGATGTCTATGACGCCAAAGTCGTCGGGCTGCTGATCGATGATCCCAAACAGATCACTCGGGCCCAGGCTGAAGAACAGGTCGAACAGTTGCAAGGCGGTTACCTGGCCCACGTCTTCGCCTCCTGCGACGCGACACTCGCCAAGACCCCGCTTGCGTTTGATCTGGCTTGCGACTGGATGGAAAGCGACGATCCGGTGCGGCGCCGCTGCGCGTACGCGCTGATCTACGAACTCTCCAAGAAAAACCCGAAAGGAATGGACGATGAGTTCTTGCTGGTGCTGATCGAGCGGATCAAGAACGAAATCAAAGGGGAGGACATGTGGGTCAGAGAATCCATGAACAGCGCTTTGATGGGCATCGGAAAACGCAACAAGAAGCTCAACAAAGCGGCGCTCCGGGCGGCCAAAGCGATCGGACCGGTCGACATCGATTACGGCGACGACAACGCCTGCGAACCGCTGGACGTCGTCAAGCATCTGACTAGCGAACATCTCAAAAAAAAGCTGGGCCTGTAG
- a CDS encoding acyl-CoA thioesterase yields MRENTIQHRVRYDECDPMGFVHHSVYLQYFEMGRTELLRASGGRYRDMEDEGLLVVVVRVDCRYKSPARYDDLIDIHTRIAKVTIGKIVHEYTISIDSKILVTATVTLAVINRDGQVQRVPQSLLDQYGE; encoded by the coding sequence ATGCGAGAAAACACGATCCAACACCGCGTTCGTTACGACGAGTGCGACCCGATGGGCTTTGTCCATCACAGCGTCTACCTGCAGTACTTCGAAATGGGGCGCACCGAGTTGCTGCGTGCCAGCGGCGGGCGGTACCGCGACATGGAAGACGAGGGCTTGCTGGTCGTGGTGGTTCGAGTGGACTGTCGTTACAAATCACCGGCCCGTTACGACGATTTGATCGACATCCACACGCGGATCGCCAAGGTCACGATCGGCAAGATCGTCCACGAGTACACGATCTCGATCGACTCAAAAATCCTGGTCACCGCCACGGTCACCCTGGCCGTGATCAACCGCGACGGCCAAGTCCAACGCGTCCCACAGAGCTTGTTGGATCAATATGGGGAGTGA
- a CDS encoding GDSL-type esterase/lipase family protein, translating into MTRCLFLCVCLISSAFCVGTPVFGQDSVEAVQRRFSIPADEAMPGAGPVRRYDWFKNLWNQRRTTFEANGAASQGAVVFLGDSITQGWRDDFSGALAGMPKANRGISGDTTRGMLYRLEEDVIGLNPAAVVMLMGTNDLEEKASPEQIAGNVKLILTELKQHNPHMPIVLCEVFPSSATKSRPAEKIQEINRLYRELAKGDPQITVIDTWTLFADENGDAKPSEFPDLLHPNAAGYTKWEAALRPIFATLGLIETETDSFKIEPDAVRLFNGTDLTGWGYRRTTDQMRKSRDRWIPNTNGAVVWPLVEQDVTFDGKTETPEGRYRAIAGRLVVTTPPEGRKIQQLWTTQEFNEDFQLILEFRATPMADSGVFIRGNQLQCRDYALAGPYKTLDQYRPGDWNELVVTVKGTSAHCTCNGEVIEDAFQVPASGPIGLEGDRGQVEYRRIRLRKLGS; encoded by the coding sequence ATGACGCGATGCCTTTTTCTGTGTGTGTGCCTGATTTCGTCCGCCTTTTGCGTCGGGACGCCGGTATTCGGGCAAGACAGCGTGGAAGCCGTCCAGCGGCGGTTCTCCATCCCGGCCGACGAGGCGATGCCCGGCGCCGGGCCGGTCCGCCGCTATGATTGGTTCAAGAATCTATGGAATCAGCGCCGGACCACGTTCGAAGCCAACGGCGCGGCCAGCCAGGGGGCGGTCGTCTTTTTGGGTGACTCGATCACCCAGGGCTGGCGCGATGACTTTTCAGGCGCGCTTGCCGGAATGCCAAAAGCCAATCGCGGGATCAGCGGGGATACCACCCGTGGCATGCTGTACCGACTGGAAGAGGATGTGATCGGCTTGAATCCGGCTGCGGTCGTGATGCTGATGGGTACCAATGACCTGGAGGAAAAAGCGTCGCCAGAACAGATTGCCGGCAACGTCAAATTGATCCTCACTGAGCTGAAACAACACAACCCCCACATGCCGATCGTGTTGTGCGAAGTGTTTCCCAGCAGTGCCACAAAGTCTCGCCCCGCCGAAAAGATCCAGGAGATTAACCGGCTTTATCGCGAGCTTGCCAAAGGCGATCCGCAGATCACCGTGATCGACACGTGGACCTTGTTCGCCGATGAAAACGGTGACGCGAAGCCGAGTGAGTTTCCCGATTTGCTGCACCCCAATGCCGCCGGCTATACCAAATGGGAAGCCGCGTTACGTCCGATTTTCGCAACGTTGGGGTTGATCGAAACCGAGACGGATTCATTTAAGATCGAACCCGACGCCGTCCGCCTATTTAACGGCACGGATTTGACGGGGTGGGGCTATCGTCGGACGACCGACCAAATGCGAAAATCACGCGACCGTTGGATCCCCAACACCAACGGCGCGGTGGTGTGGCCGCTCGTCGAACAAGACGTGACCTTTGATGGAAAAACAGAGACGCCGGAGGGGCGTTACCGTGCCATAGCGGGCCGATTGGTTGTCACCACGCCTCCCGAAGGCCGCAAGATTCAGCAATTATGGACCACCCAGGAGTTCAACGAGGACTTCCAGTTGATCCTAGAATTTCGCGCCACGCCGATGGCCGACAGCGGAGTCTTTATCCGTGGGAATCAATTACAGTGCCGCGATTATGCCTTAGCCGGCCCCTACAAGACGTTGGACCAATATCGACCGGGCGACTGGAATGAATTGGTCGTGACCGTCAAAGGGACGTCGGCGCACTGCACCTGTAACGGGGAAGTGATCGAAGACGCGTTCCAGGTGCCCGCGTCCGGTCCGATCGGATTGGAAGGTGATCGTGGCCAAGTCGAATACCGACGCATTCGTCTCCGCAAGCTTGGGAGCTAA
- a CDS encoding ABC transporter permease subunit, producing MNKILGIFGLLIFVCLFTTVLNDSFVGQYNLYNTTRWSALFGILSIGVAFVIITGGIDLSIGSVVGLVACLLPMLVVGQGYSPTAAVIIVMLTAAAIGLLHGLLITRLDLQPFVVTLCGLLFYRGFARWLTDDDTLGFGQDHDGLRLLAIGKPCSWATMLLGGGVCLFLYGLWKLRRLRSEIDSGDGQSDANKISAWSIPAIGVLLAVAGASRFCLGWDSGPGTTLIEVAGYRIRSLGIEVSDAAAMMPSTVMKYAGTFLFVPTLVLFLRWAWQSDARRVKKPLALVLVSLVLLALCVWQLVPLYRSAGGDDRWQVGAIIVSGEMLKNTLMMIVFFVVGGVIGSVGWLISAAGTASKKSKALTPALIATGVMALLGQTQLAATMVPMPMLIMIALAVVAAIFLNRTVYGRYLLALGRNEEAARYSGINTKRMIVVAYVLCSLAAGLGGILFALDVNSVQPSGFGNFYELYAIAAAVLGGCSLRGGEGNILGVVIGAAVMRVLYNAINILGISTKLEFAIIGMVILAGAIVDVVVKRIVAKRAVLAAEVVDTEPPVGAD from the coding sequence ATGAACAAGATCCTAGGCATCTTTGGCTTGCTGATTTTCGTCTGTCTGTTCACGACGGTTTTGAATGACAGCTTTGTCGGACAATACAACCTATACAACACGACGCGCTGGAGCGCCCTGTTCGGCATCCTGTCGATCGGTGTCGCGTTCGTGATCATCACCGGCGGGATCGACCTGTCGATCGGATCGGTCGTGGGCTTGGTCGCTTGTCTGTTGCCCATGTTGGTCGTCGGCCAAGGGTATTCACCGACGGCCGCGGTGATCATCGTGATGCTTACCGCCGCCGCGATCGGATTGCTGCACGGGTTGTTGATCACTCGATTGGATTTGCAACCGTTTGTGGTCACGCTGTGCGGATTGCTGTTCTATCGCGGCTTTGCGCGCTGGTTGACCGACGACGATACGCTCGGGTTCGGCCAAGACCACGATGGGCTTCGGTTGTTGGCGATCGGCAAACCCTGCAGTTGGGCAACGATGCTGCTGGGCGGCGGGGTGTGTTTGTTTCTGTACGGGCTGTGGAAACTTCGTCGGCTGCGATCCGAGATCGACTCGGGCGATGGCCAAAGCGACGCGAACAAGATTTCCGCGTGGTCGATCCCGGCGATCGGGGTGCTGCTGGCGGTCGCGGGAGCGTCGCGTTTTTGTCTGGGTTGGGATTCGGGGCCGGGAACGACGCTGATCGAGGTCGCCGGCTATCGCATCCGCAGTCTGGGGATCGAGGTGTCGGACGCTGCCGCGATGATGCCGTCGACGGTGATGAAGTACGCCGGCACGTTTTTATTCGTCCCCACGTTGGTCCTGTTTCTCCGCTGGGCCTGGCAATCGGATGCCCGGCGTGTCAAGAAACCGTTGGCGTTGGTCCTGGTCTCGTTGGTTTTGTTGGCTCTGTGTGTTTGGCAGCTGGTGCCGCTGTACCGCAGCGCGGGAGGCGACGACCGCTGGCAGGTCGGGGCGATCATCGTGTCAGGCGAAATGTTGAAAAACACGTTGATGATGATCGTCTTTTTCGTCGTCGGCGGCGTGATCGGTTCGGTCGGCTGGCTGATCTCGGCGGCGGGCACGGCATCGAAAAAGTCCAAAGCGCTGACGCCCGCGTTGATTGCCACCGGTGTCATGGCGTTGCTGGGGCAAACCCAGCTTGCCGCCACGATGGTCCCGATGCCGATGTTAATCATGATCGCGCTGGCGGTGGTCGCGGCGATCTTTCTGAACCGAACCGTGTATGGCCGCTACTTGCTGGCACTGGGGCGCAACGAAGAAGCGGCCCGATACAGCGGGATCAACACCAAACGGATGATCGTGGTGGCCTACGTGCTGTGCTCACTGGCCGCGGGGCTGGGCGGCATCCTGTTCGCGTTGGACGTCAACTCGGTGCAGCCGTCGGGCTTTGGCAATTTCTACGAACTGTACGCGATCGCGGCGGCTGTGTTGGGCGGCTGCAGCCTTCGCGGCGGCGAGGGAAACATCTTGGGCGTGGTGATCGGCGCCGCGGTGATGCGCGTGCTGTACAACGCGATCAACATCCTGGGCATCAGCACCAAGTTGGAATTCGCGATCATCGGCATGGTGATCCTGGCCGGAGCGATCGTCGACGTCGTCGTCAAACGCATCGTGGCAAAACGAGCCGTCCTGGCGGCCGAAGTCGTTGACACCGAGCCGCCGGTCGGCGCCGACTAG
- a CDS encoding sugar-binding protein translates to MRLPIHVKFTPLVAAALIAVGLALTGCKIEKIDDTAASGDRASENVPGASGVKTSSDGKLRIAYVTNGIASFWDIAEEGCKAAAKDFDVECLVRMPPDGTADQKRMLEELISDQVDGVAVSPIDPANQTGILNDVAAATNLITQDSDAPESNRLAYIGMNNYDAGRMCGKLVKEAMPDGGEVMLFVGRLGQLNADQRRQGIIDELLDRSNDPDRSFDPADGVLKGDKYTILDTRTDNFDFAIAKSRAEDAIVKHPSIGCMIGLFAYNPPNILEAVRGADKVGKIQVVGFDEDPDTLKAIQDGSCYGTIVQNPYQYGYKSVELLTKLARGDESALPDGGFLNIPARSIRKDNVDEFWAELKKLTGEEETDATAQ, encoded by the coding sequence ATGCGTCTGCCTATTCACGTGAAGTTCACGCCGCTCGTTGCCGCGGCCCTGATCGCCGTCGGTCTCGCACTGACCGGATGCAAGATCGAAAAAATCGACGACACCGCCGCGTCGGGCGATCGAGCCTCCGAAAACGTCCCCGGTGCGTCGGGGGTAAAAACGTCCTCGGATGGAAAGCTGCGGATCGCCTACGTGACCAACGGGATCGCATCGTTTTGGGACATCGCCGAAGAAGGTTGCAAGGCGGCGGCCAAGGACTTTGATGTCGAATGCCTGGTCCGCATGCCTCCCGACGGAACCGCGGATCAAAAACGCATGTTGGAAGAGTTGATTTCCGACCAAGTCGATGGCGTCGCCGTCAGCCCGATCGACCCGGCCAATCAAACCGGCATCCTGAACGATGTGGCTGCGGCGACCAATCTGATCACCCAAGACTCCGACGCCCCGGAATCGAACCGCCTGGCCTACATCGGCATGAACAATTACGACGCCGGGCGGATGTGCGGCAAACTGGTCAAAGAAGCGATGCCCGACGGGGGCGAAGTGATGCTTTTTGTCGGTCGCCTGGGCCAGCTGAACGCGGATCAACGACGCCAAGGCATCATCGACGAATTGCTCGACCGGTCCAACGACCCCGACCGGTCCTTCGACCCCGCCGACGGTGTGCTCAAAGGCGACAAGTACACGATCCTGGACACGCGGACCGACAACTTTGATTTTGCGATCGCCAAGAGCCGCGCCGAGGATGCGATCGTCAAACACCCCAGCATCGGCTGCATGATCGGTCTGTTCGCCTACAACCCGCCCAACATCCTGGAAGCGGTTCGAGGCGCCGACAAGGTTGGCAAGATCCAAGTCGTCGGCTTCGACGAAGACCCCGACACGTTGAAAGCGATCCAAGACGGTTCGTGTTACGGAACGATCGTTCAAAACCCGTACCAGTACGGTTACAAATCGGTCGAATTGCTGACCAAGCTGGCTCGCGGTGACGAATCGGCGCTCCCCGACGGCGGCTTTTTGAATATTCCGGCCCGCTCGATCCGGAAGGACAACGTCGACGAGTTCTGGGCGGAACTGAAGAAGCTGACCGGGGAAGAAGAAACGGACGCGACGGCCCAGTGA
- a CDS encoding sensor histidine kinase, protein MTSTFPMSAGTAMRDSRAVDDRGAPHEVATAARRLPGQTVGHRDGTIVPRRSAASDATDYETVSRLISETAHDLRAPLSTIREAIRLVRDGELGAVSSAQGECLSAAIDQCNCAVQLVDEMVQSRRFDSGFPNVTRQWISIDELKAGVEATLQPWILPRGIHLLWDGPFEEGLKVYADVTLLRRLIVNLAGNAIRVTREGGPVLIRTHVNRDRGVMNWSIVDQGAGISPADLELISAGKAPAKSMGGLGLIISRQLAAAHFSTLRIESRVGTGTAVSFQTIVGGPAAVAARWVKWRSDLITIQQRKVLNEDHRVHEVRPSRTANPSVALAPPRRVRIDVPSRMIEMGAGEVQPAFPDHVCLTTVSLGAAIPAASSDAFDALLQRSMRFTELAYRTGQRSWVIAWDADLQTGIAKRTELERQVHNEMEAMRMTWGAANVVPATPHPVYGTPLSSRLSDLIVRQTLAAAQQAVDDDDQTQATSDSMLASSAAATRLDFDVQWLRANR, encoded by the coding sequence ATGACGTCAACGTTTCCAATGTCTGCCGGCACCGCCATGCGGGACAGTCGCGCGGTCGATGATCGTGGTGCTCCGCACGAGGTCGCGACGGCGGCGAGGCGGTTGCCCGGGCAAACTGTCGGCCACCGCGACGGTACGATCGTGCCCCGCCGTTCGGCCGCCTCCGACGCGACCGACTATGAAACGGTCTCACGATTGATCAGCGAAACCGCTCACGACCTGCGCGCCCCGTTGTCAACGATCCGCGAAGCCATCCGCCTGGTACGTGATGGCGAACTCGGCGCGGTGTCGTCGGCGCAGGGCGAGTGCTTGTCGGCCGCGATCGATCAATGCAACTGTGCCGTGCAGTTGGTCGACGAGATGGTCCAATCACGTCGGTTCGATTCCGGTTTTCCCAACGTCACCCGTCAATGGATTTCGATCGACGAGTTGAAAGCCGGGGTCGAAGCAACGTTGCAACCGTGGATCTTGCCGCGCGGAATCCACCTGCTTTGGGACGGACCGTTCGAAGAAGGCCTGAAGGTCTATGCCGACGTCACACTATTGCGTCGCCTGATCGTCAACTTGGCCGGCAACGCGATCCGGGTCACGCGGGAGGGCGGCCCCGTATTGATTCGCACCCATGTCAATCGTGACCGGGGAGTGATGAATTGGTCCATCGTCGACCAGGGCGCCGGGATCTCACCGGCGGATCTGGAGTTGATCAGCGCCGGCAAGGCTCCGGCAAAAAGCATGGGTGGGCTGGGGCTGATTATCAGCCGGCAACTCGCCGCCGCACACTTTTCGACACTGCGGATTGAATCGCGTGTCGGTACCGGAACCGCCGTCAGCTTTCAAACGATCGTCGGTGGCCCCGCCGCGGTGGCCGCTCGTTGGGTCAAGTGGCGGTCGGACCTGATCACGATCCAGCAACGGAAAGTCCTGAACGAAGACCATCGCGTCCACGAGGTCCGCCCGTCACGCACGGCGAATCCGTCGGTTGCATTGGCTCCGCCACGTCGTGTGCGAATCGATGTCCCGTCGCGAATGATCGAAATGGGTGCCGGTGAGGTTCAACCTGCCTTTCCCGATCACGTTTGTCTGACAACCGTCTCGTTGGGAGCCGCGATTCCTGCAGCAAGCTCCGATGCTTTTGACGCCTTGTTGCAACGGTCGATGCGGTTCACCGAATTGGCCTACCGCACCGGGCAGCGAAGCTGGGTCATCGCGTGGGACGCCGATCTGCAGACCGGGATCGCCAAACGGACGGAACTGGAGCGTCAAGTGCACAACGAAATGGAAGCGATGCGAATGACGTGGGGGGCGGCCAATGTCGTCCCGGCCACGCCGCATCCGGTCTATGGAACCCCACTCTCAAGTCGATTGAGTGATCTCATCGTGCGTCAAACGTTGGCCGCCGCACAACAGGCAGTCGACGATGACGACCAGACGCAAGCGACCTCAGATTCCATGCTGGCCTCGTCGGCCGCGGCCACACGCCTGGACTTCGACGTCCAGTGGTTGCGGGCCAACCGATAG